The genome window TGAGCTTAATAAGATTGCTCTTAACAGCTGATACTTCAACATCAAAGGGCATAAACTACGTTTTAACAGGTAAAAACTACACATTGCTTTTCTGTTTCTTTGTGAGGCACGCGGTAGCTTATTCCGTAAAATTGCATTGCTTTTTTCACTGTGATCACTTGTAAACCAATGGTTCAACTAATAAATGTAATAAATTTAAGTGAACTCGTGCTTTTAAATCGCAATCTCAGACTTGATCTCACAATTGATCTTTATGTGTGAATGTTCGTAATGTTGTCGAGTCTTACATTAGGACggaacatgtggttcttattTAAAATGGTGATTTGCAGAGTCTAAGTAACATAGGTCACGACTCATGACAAGTTTGTAATCTCTTTTCATGATAATGCATATAGATCAGATATgttcaaaattgaaaaaaagggTACTGTCTTATTGTTTTGCCAACTTTGTTTTACTGATGTACGTATGCATGCTCAAATTCTGTTGAATTACCTCGACGCAGAAACAGTACAGGCCTTACTTCGACACCCTGATTGCTTCTTTTCAGCTTATTCATCGGTAAGTTGTACTCCCTCATGAATTGTTGTTTGATACGGAGTACTGTAATGTTTTATAGTACGAATATAATTCCAATCAGTTCTCAAGTTATTAGAAAAATAAATTCCTTTCATCTTACATTATTGGCGTGCATCAGGTGGAAACTAAAAGCTGGATTGTGGATTGCGGAAATTTGTTCAATCAAATGTCTAGAGAAGAAAGAGGGAAGTTTGATGAGGAGACTCTCGTCAATGTCGACAACATAAAGAAACAAACTAAAATAAGTGCTAAAGCCACCGGCACCAAACACCGATCTCATAGTGGTAAGAATCATACAATTATTCTTAACCATAGAGTAGACAATAGATAGCATACTAGTGGTTGTTCTTGTCGACTTCACCAGCGCTCCATCTTTTGCGCAGATTACCATTTTGGTGGTGGCTCAAGGAGTACTTGAACTACCAGCAATTAAAGGGAATGCCGAGCTGAAAGAAGCATTACAAAAACATGGATCTCTTCCTTACCACCATACCATGGTAAAGAAATCGCAGTTTGATATTTTTAATTGGATTTGATACATAGAACCGGAAAAAGTTATTCAGGACTTAAGATGATATACTCACAACTTGCATTCAAAATTGTAAAACTGCTCTTCCACCTCGTTCGACATGCAATGATTTTAAGATTTTGTTTCTAAAATATTGATAGTTCAGTAGATAATACTCCCTCTGATTCTTTGAAAATGCTCTATTTATTACTTTATGcacaaaaattaattaattacggtTGTGAGTGGGGTAGCGGGTCTTGCCAATAACGTTGATGGATTTTAACAGGCTCTACTTAAGACATTTGAGAGAATAGTGGCGAGACTCGGTATGAACTACGGAGTAGTAGTATTTATTATTTAACCATCTCATTTCCTTGTATAATTTGGTGCAGGCGGCTCAAGTGCTTTGGACACCTCAAGTAGAGAATGATACATTGTCAGAGCAACGGCTTCACGAAGATTACCCACTTTTGAAGCCTCTTAAGGATTCTATGCAAACATGATACACAAGTAGATAATGTGTTTACCTTGACGAAACTTGCTATATGCCTAGCTAACAACCAAAGTTGTTCCGCCAAGTCTATGACTTAGAGGTGCCATGTACCGAGGTCAGGCCGGGCCAAACCCCGAATCAGCTCCTGGAAAGGGTCGGGTCAGGCAGGGTTGTCTCATGTCTAGCTTTTGACCGGCACATGGCTAGCTAAGCAAAATAGGCTTCACCAAATTATACAaagaaacattttttttttttttagctgaAGAGTTCGACTATTGATAATGAAACGTTTTAAGACAATATCATGGTATAGTAAATACTAGCTTGACAGTCGATAAGATGACATCAGTTGATCACCAATTCGCCATCCTAAACCTCGCCTTGGGGTTTGCGGGCTATTGGCATCTCCCTGGAAGTACTGGTCACAAAGACCTCTTTGATGTGTCCATTGGATCTGCGAATGACGTCAAATTGCAGCTTCTCGCCGTTCTTGAATTGGCACTTGGGCCAGTAGTTTCTTAATCCATATCCCAAAACAAATCGGTCTTGTGTCTGTCGCAATTCTGTTCTTGTAGTCCCTCCTACATTGTTCCGCAACTTCACTGGCTCTCCCACTGTGATAACACAGGCCTCAGCTACAATATTTGGTATGCACTGCCAAAAGAAAAATATTAAGAAAACATAGCCATGATAGTCACTCGACCCGGACGTTAACAAAGAATCAATCCATGACAGTGGTAAACAAATTTAGATAAGTTACGACCACATATCTATCGTATAGTAGTATTTACTAGAATCCTTACCACATAATTCTTGAAGCCTGGACCGTATTTCTTAAAGAACCTCGTACTGGACACACCCTCATTCCATTTTCGACCTGCATATAAGAAGATGCacgattttttttccaaaatggggTTCAATGAGAAACATATTAAcgaaatggggtgactttgaaagtaattacccaaaataggtccacgtaggctcggttttGGCAAAGCTAGGTTTCGGATTATAGTCGCTAAGTCGGACGACGACTTGAGGTGAAATCGCTCGCCCATTGAGCGACTTGGAAATAAGtagaaaatatatataaaaaaaattgaatttggacTAATCGCTCAGGGGCATAGCGACTTTATAgcaattataattttttttgtgaaaaaaaaataTTGTACATAGGgcgaatcaaacacaggatctCATGCCTCTAATTAACAACATACACTAACCACCAAACCAAGGTAATGCTTGTTAATCAAATACGaatttaatatttaatatttaaatTCATCAGGTAGCGAGTCTTAAATGCATCTTAAAATCTAAGAATTAATGAAGTACAACATTAGTCTGGTGGTTAAAGTGCATGCAGTTAGCACCTGAGTTCTAGGTTCGACTTCCTTGTGCTACATTATTTTTTGATAACTCTAATATCAACTTTATTTACTTGTCGCCCAAAATATGGTCGCTTAGCGGGAAAGCGACTTAAATCCGAGCCTAGCTTCGGTGATGACgtgaacccattttgggtaataagTTTGAAACCAACCCCATTAATTACACAAAACTCTAGCCCGAACAGTCAGATTGTTCAAAAAGGGTACAAATTTGCGTCGTTTCATATACAAGCCATTTGATTTCAGGTCATTGCATGGTCAATTAACATAGACAGTTTAACTCGAGGCAAATATTTAACATTGTATACCTCTTGATGATGGGACATTTGTTCTTGCATCTACGGGCTCGTCCATGATGATTCCGTCTGAGCCGAAAACCAACACAAAGAAGGTAGAATCTTGTAGGTACTTGAAGGTGAGAAAACAACCTTTCTCCAAGGAATGATCATTCACATAGTTTTCCCATCCTTGTGTTATACATACCCTGTCACCTATTTTTTCCACTTTTGCATTCCAAACTTTTCCTCCTACACTTTTTAGTGTCACTTCCTCAGGAATATTTCCCTTAAATTCACGGATAAATGCTCGCGGTATAGCCTGCACCGCATTTCCATACGTGTTCACGATTAAACAATTGACGTAATTTTCATCATGCAGTAATATGAGGCATAAACAAGTTTCGTTTCTTCAACTTACTACCACAAGACAAAACCCGAGCTTAAATCCCGAGCTTAAATAAATTATTCTCAGTGAGTGTAATTTATTACTACCACAAGAAAAAAAACTCAAGCTTAAATTAAACAGTGAACATACCAATTTAGTGGAGTTCTGTTCAGGAAGAAACACCTGAAAGAAGGAAGGGTGTTGCTGAGTGACTAGTTTGCGGAAATTCTCCATTCCTTCCTGAAATCCTCCAAAAATGCAAACAAGCTAAGCTACATtttaaaacatgcattttaagaTTATTTACAGCGTCTAATGTAAGCAGTACATTCGATTTCCCCTTACCACACAATTTGTAGGAGCCATTCAGGTACTCAGGAATTTCGTTGTTGTTGAAAAAACAGAAAACCTTGTAGTGGACAAAATCAGTGGATCAGAGAGAAGAAAAAGAGCGAGAGAAATGAGAGTATATTATGCAAAGTTTTTGGAGTAATAATATGATTATTTTTAGTCAGAAAATTTGATCTCTGTTGTACTAAGTATCTTCAACATGCATATGGCAGATTGGCAGTATCGATTCAGTTGTGATCTTATGGTTAGTCAAATCAACCTTGTGTAGTTTTTATTCTCTTCATATCTCATTGCTCAGGCACAGCACACTTCACACACTctgcatgtttaatttttagtgtTTACCTTTTAATAGGTCTTCGGTTCATACAATGATTAGATGGCATATTTGGAAACAAGCTAACAAATTGTAATtttaagagtaaattatcaattacacccacgtcaaatacacaattttacatttactcccacgtcaaatttttttattaaattacacccaagttaatagctcagTTTACAAATTGCACCCAATATCGGAATCCGGCCACTTTTccgtcaaaattcaatttttttttaaaaaagattGATTTTAGGACGATTTTGCCCTTCCTTCCTCCTTCTTCTATGAACCCACCTTGTTTTTTCTCCTCATTCTCATCCATTCTTCTATATCTTTCTCCCTCATCTTCCCCAATTTAATTTAAAGACCTCCCCCTCCTCAAGGTAAGTCCCCCATTGTTTAATGCCAAGCAATTTATAAACATTACAAATAATGTCACGGTTAATGCTGGACCATTATAAAACCGAAATTAGCAATCAATTCGAAAGTGCAATTGACCGCGGAATTGGCGGAAGTGCAATTGAAGTCGACTTTTGTCTACGTACAACAACTAAAGATGGAGATGTCACTGAACTATGGCATAAGAGGTATGGCCATCTCGAATACAAAGGCCTGAAAACACTACAACCGAAAGAAATGGTGAGAGGGTTATCCGAGATCGACGAAATCACTGTTTGTGTGTACCTGACTGTTTGAAAGGAAAACAACATTGCGTCTCTTTTCCTAAGAGAAGTACCTGGAGAGCATGCATCTCAGAAACTCGAGCTTGTTCATGCCGATATATGTGGACCGATTACTCCAATTTCAAATAGTACTATGGTGGTGTGCGAGCCATGTCAACTACTAATTGGAGGTTCAACCATGGTGATGTAGAGGGAGCAACGAAAATACAAAATGATGGTGGTTACTGAGAAAATGAAAGGGAAGCATAAAGAAGATAGAATAGATGCAGGGGCAAAATcgtcattttattaattttttcaccTGAAAATGGCCTTGGGTGCAAATTATAACCGGAGctattaatttgggtgtaatttaaaaaaaaaaattgacgtgggagtaaatgtaaaaatgtgtatttggcgtgggtgtaattgataatttactctaatttTAATAAGGAAATTACGTACACTCCTCCCTACGTCTCcatcaatagttatctattacTTTTGACACAAAGATTAAGGAAACAAATAtggatgaatttggaccacacaaatcactTAACGCGGCATACACATGAAAAATGGCCCACAAAAGGTTAACaaaaatagaaatagataactattcaatgatacaccccaaaatggaaatagataactattgaccgGGACATAGTGAGTCTAAAACAGTTTTACACAAGTATTGGTATAAATTAGTATTTAATATACTTAAACATCTCCCTTactattaagagaataaaattctcaaaTAGATTCCCGCCTAACATACATTACTCTTTGATGGGCCTGCTAAGTTGGGCCGTCCACTTTTATTAAATCAAATTTGCATTTGCATCGATTTTAACGTATAATTTGAATCAATTTGAATCCTATGAATGGAAACACAGTACAAACATATGGTTTGACTCTCAAATTATGCAATCCTATACATGTAAACAAATATTTGTTTTGCCTCTCATATTATGAAATCTTTACAATATTATCCCCGAAATCTGCAATCACAATCAATTACCCCTAATATATTATGCAATCTTTCATATTAATTGATCAGATTAATTTTCAATCAACCACAAGTTCACAACATATCAATTACCCCTAAAATATCCCTCGTACTATTAAGAGAATAAgacattctcttttttttttttcccaccTAAACAATATTTACTCACAACTGGGCTCCTTCCTAAATCCTAAACTATAATTAAACAATGAGCTACTAATTGATGTTCCACTATACCTGCTTTTTCCACTAGCCCATTTTATGAATTATGCATAAATATTactcacattattaaattactataTGATTTTCGCATTTTTCCTTTATATTGTATTTGTTATTTTGTATGTTTTAACAAAAATTACAATAACTGTTATAGTTATACACTTCGCTGAAATATTTTATATAGTTAAAAAACAATCATGTGTTATTTATGTTAAACTGACAatcttatttataataaataacttttttattaaaaaatttaGTTCAAGGGTCAATTTCATTTAGGCTAAAAATGTCTAATTTTATTTCTTCTACCTTTTATTACTGcacattattaaaaaaaaaatttacagtcaatttaattgttaaattctttataaaaaaaaaaattttaaaaaccgCGCTTTTGCGCCGGATCTGCACTAGTTATAACTTAAAATTAGTATTTAACTAGATAATATCTCGCGCTTTGCGcgacctgttttaaaattttattattataattaaagaaaaataacataatttatatatgaactttaatatttttacttataaataaaaataaattaatttttctcaattttttttacgtttaacttcaatgttttaaaataaaatacatacaattttaactaaaACTAATAAGTGGTAATTAAATAttcatgatcaacgttttataaattattttgtgactgatcaaatatcatacTCCCACCTATTCTAAATCAttttccctttttccttttttatCTATTCATAATATCTTTCCTTATTTGGTaaaattttatacttattttagtcAACTCACCCCGTAACAATACCCTACAATACACATACTTTATCttttttaatcacctcaccccacaacactacttatttattcgaataatacaacaattaacattaagttctcaaattatatcatttcacgatacgttatgttccaaatcaattaatatttgttcaaaatgatgtcaatataattttatgtaatttttaatttttttacgtataacgtgtgatatttatatatcaaacatatagagttcaaactcaacttattcaaatatttTGATTGTGTATTGGATGTGTTATGTGTCAAAAATCTATAAGAATTGCACCTTTTGTATTTtcaaacaactatatataaatgatgtttaatAGTTTAactgtaattaaaaataaaataggttgaactttctcaaataatattttttgagatttaacttcaaagtatttaaaagataacatataaaatatttaactaaaaataatatgtagctagtcataatcaatatttatacttgaTGGATGcatatttaattgaagatattaaaaaaACGTAActttttttctactttttcatgtcgtttataatattgtattataatcattacttttgttttgattattcaaatgcactcgcgatcactctgtacatacatactcgtatacatactcgttatcacactatttaaacctatcaaaatctcatatgtattcagtttctcgcaatataatttttttcattgccacataaaaacttatctcttagtagtttatTTTAAGTTGGGTTTTTAAGAAATATAATGATTCTTCCAAATATATGTTTCttaggatttaatggtctaagttttataactttctctaaatgtctttttacgtaaacataaagCATTATGAGAGATACTcgctttaatcatctctacaaaacaaaatattttaataaatataatgaaaattatactcaatttgaatCATTTTTCGCAATGagcgtaattatttacattttaaaatttttgtcaaaataattttttttataaatttagaatcaaatcaccgtaattatttaatgtcattttatgataaaatttattaactataattaatattttgctgagatttatacaacatttattatgtttatatttaatgtttagCTGTAATTCATATTTGTATTTAAGGCTGGGTTGatacgtggcgcatccacaacgcttcaaccagatatatatatatatatatatatatatatatatatatatatatatatatatatatatatatatatatatatatatatatatatatatatatatataatatacttAAACATTTCTAAAGTAACTGCTTATACTACCTTTTATTTATTGGTTTTACTATTTTGAAAGCACGAGCGTTGGAATTGgacaattaacttatttataattataatgaaaaaaaaGCTACAAGGGTTTAATGTTACATCTAtgtcttaattatttgtttacatacCAATAAAATTATCTTTTTTCATAGAAAATAAAAGATAAATTAGTTTTAGTGTCCGGCCCCGCCTGGACTACCtttatttagcattaaaatttattttcaattaaataaaagaactttaaagttgcataacgcataaatttatcatgtaatcaattttgtagttagtttataacatagtattgtaatactccgtatttatgagtcttcgggtactctatcgagtaggccttactctgtcgagtaagggtaagttgcgttttagaaaagtttctgacctgttgggtactcgatcgagtaactgggatactcgatcgagtaagggggtactcgatcgagtaccttgggtactcgatcgagtagccggttttacggggagttttctcgggttttgttaattatgcgattaagatatataaccttcgtcgccattattctaaacacttttgcaaaacctaatttcctgtttaagagagaaagcaagtgagttcttaatcctaatcgcattgttagcaattcccggagtttggaaggtcagttctcatcgttgattataccgttgagatccttgcgtcgagggtaaaatctatgtaccctttttgttgtctttcctttgttttggttaaa of Silene latifolia isolate original U9 population unplaced genomic scaffold, ASM4854445v1 scaffold_177, whole genome shotgun sequence contains these proteins:
- the LOC141638100 gene encoding putative B3 domain-containing protein Os03g0621600 encodes the protein MAPTNCVEGMENFRKLVTQQHPSFFQVFLPEQNSTKLAIPRAFIREFKGNIPEEVTLKSVGGKVWNAKVEKIGDRVCITQGWENYVNDHSLEKGCFLTFKYLQDSTFFVLVFGSDGIIMDEPVDARTNVPSSRGRKWNEGVSSTRFFKKYGPGFKNYVCIPNIVAEACVITVGEPVKLRNNVGGTTRTELRQTQDRFVLGYGLRNYWPKCQFKNGEKLQFDVIRRSNGHIKEVFVTSTSREMPIARKPQGEV